The following DNA comes from Candidatus Polarisedimenticolia bacterium.
AGCGGGAGCTTCCCGAACGCCGCCTGCGCTCGGGTCTTCGTGACGGCCTTGGGTTCGGACCCGACCCCAGGCGCACGCTGCTGCGGCTCACCGAGGCCCGCCAGCGGGACGGCGAGTATCCCTACCAGCGCCAGCCCGGACGGCTTCCATGGCATCGCAGAGCCCTCCTGTTCAGAGCGGACCAGGGTTCAGACGTACGGCCAAGACAGCCTTCATGCGGAACGCACGACATGCAGCAAGACACGTACCGCGCCGGCGCGTCCTTCAGAGATCGTGGCTGCGGTCGAGCACGAGTGCGCTACGAAGCCCTCGGCACGCTGAGTAAGTGGCAGTGGTAGCTGGTGAAATCGCTGCCTGGGCTCGCCGGGGGGGAGGAGAGTCCCACCGGACGCGTGGGAAAGCTCGAGCGCCGAAGGTCTAGCGGGGTCGCAGAGCTATGGCGCAAGGACCATGGCGCGGCCGCCAGAGAACCGGAGTGGCCCGCGCGCGCGTCGCGACGCTCAGGACTCCCTGAACTGCCCGGCGGCTATGCCGTACTGCTTCATCTTGAGGTGCAGGGTTTTGTAGTCGGTTCGCAGGTGTCGCGCCGCCTCGCTCTTGTTCCCCCTCGTGGCCTGGAGGACCCGGCGGATCGCCTGCCGCTCGGCGTCCGTCGCCGCCGCCTCGGCGATCTCCTTCAGAGAGGGGCTTCCGAGAGGAGATGGGCTCACCGGCGTTGGCTCCGACGGGGATGCAGTCGCCGGGGACGCGTCGACCGGGAGGAAGGAGAGGTGCTCGCGCTCGATCACATCCGAGGCGTGGAGGATCGCCCGGCGAATCACGTTCCGCAGCTCCCGCACGTTCCCCGGCCACGGATAGTGCAGGAGGATCCGAGCCGCCGCTTCCGAGATCTCGCGGCAGGGGCGGCCGAGTTCCATGCCGGCTTCGGCGAGAAACTCATTCGCCAGGTGGAGGATGTCGTCTCGCTCCCTGAGGGGCGGCAGGGTAATCACGAATTCGTTCAGGCGATAGTAGAGATCTTGGCGGAATCGGCCCGCGCGCACCTCTCGCTCGAGGGGGATGTTGGAGGCGGCGATGATCCGCACGTCCACTCGGACCGGCTGCTTGCTGCCGAGCGGCTGCACCTGTCGTTCCTGCAAGACACGCAAGAGCTTCGCCTGCGTGGCGAGGGGAAGGTTGACGATCTCGTCGAGGAAAAGGCTTCCGCCCTCGGCAAGCTGGAACTGCCCCTCCTTCCGTTGATGGGCCCCGGTGAACGCGCCCTTCTCGTAGCCGAAGAGCTCCGACTCGATGAGCGTGTCCGGGATCGCGCCGCAGTCCAGGGCAACAAACGGCTTCTTGCATCGGGCACTCAGGTGATGGATCGCCCGCGCCACGAGCTCCTTGCCGGTGCCGGTCTCGCCCTCGACGAGGATCGTGAGCGGGGAGTCGGCCACCTGCTTGATCTGCTGGACAACCTTCTCCATCTGCCGGCTCGGGCCCGCCAGCCACCTCAAAGGGCTGTGGATGACCTTCTTGGCCTCCCGCAGCTCGTGCGTCCGTTCCTCGACGGTTCGCTCCAGTTCGCTGGCGTGGCGCTGCAGCGCCCTCTGCTGCTCCTTGACCCGGCGGCTCAGCTCGCCCATCTGGATCGCCCGGCGCAGGGAGGCCACGAAGTAGTCCCGGTCGATCGGCTTCTGGATGAAGTCGTAGGCCCCGCCGCGGAGGGCATGAACCGCCAGCGCATGCTCGCCATGGCCGGTGATCATCAGGGTGGGCGTGTCGGGCCGGCGCTCTCGGATCTCGGCCAGCAGAGTGATACCGTCGGTCCCCGGCATCTTGATGTCGGTGACGATCGCGTCATAGTCCCGTGCGGTGATCTGGTCGAGCGCGTCCGCCGCGGACTCGGCCGTGTCCACCGTGACCTCGCTCATTCGGAGCCGAAGGGCCTCGGGAAGCGCCTGCAGCAGGGCTGGATCGTCGTCGACGATGAGCACGCGAGACTGGCTCATGGCTCGCCGGGGGCAAGGGGCAGGTGGATGAGGAACGTGGCGCCATTGCCGGGCGGGCTCACGACCGAGATCGTGCCGCCGTGCTCCTTGATGATCCCGTAGGTGATGGACAGGCCCAGGCCGGTGCCCTTTCCGACCTCCTTGGTGGTGAAGAACGGATCGAAGATCCGCCGCTCGAGGCCGAGCGGAATCCCCGCCCCCGTGTCGGCGAACACGACCTCGACCGCCCGGGACGTGACCGAACCCGAAATGCGGATGGCCTTGCGCGAGGAGTTGGCCACCGCGTCGCGCGCATTGGTCAGGAGGTTGATGAAGACCTGCTCGAGCTGGATGGGATTTCCGACCACGACGGGCTCCTCCGGACCCAGGTCCACCGTGACCTCGATCTCGCGCAGCCGGAGCTGCTCCTGCATGAGCGAAAGCGCCCGCTCGATCACCTGCCTCAGGGAGACCGGCTCCCGGCTGGCGGGTGCCGCCCGTCCGAAGGTGCGCAGATGCGAGATGATCTCGGTGGCCTTGCCGACCTGCTGCATGGCCTGGTCCAGCTCACGGACGATCTGCCCTTTGTCCGTGGCGCCGAGCTGGACGAGGTCGACCGCGTTACCCATGAACAATCCGATGTTGTTGAGGGGGTTGTTGAGCTCGTGGGCGA
Coding sequences within:
- a CDS encoding sigma-54 dependent transcriptional regulator, which translates into the protein MSQSRVLIVDDDPALLQALPEALRLRMSEVTVDTAESAADALDQITARDYDAIVTDIKMPGTDGITLLAEIRERRPDTPTLMITGHGEHALAVHALRGGAYDFIQKPIDRDYFVASLRRAIQMGELSRRVKEQQRALQRHASELERTVEERTHELREAKKVIHSPLRWLAGPSRQMEKVVQQIKQVADSPLTILVEGETGTGKELVARAIHHLSARCKKPFVALDCGAIPDTLIESELFGYEKGAFTGAHQRKEGQFQLAEGGSLFLDEIVNLPLATQAKLLRVLQERQVQPLGSKQPVRVDVRIIAASNIPLEREVRAGRFRQDLYYRLNEFVITLPPLRERDDILHLANEFLAEAGMELGRPCREISEAAARILLHYPWPGNVRELRNVIRRAILHASDVIEREHLSFLPVDASPATASPSEPTPVSPSPLGSPSLKEIAEAAATDAERQAIRRVLQATRGNKSEAARHLRTDYKTLHLKMKQYGIAAGQFRES
- a CDS encoding ATP-binding protein, which encodes DSHKGKLRLEASRKAMIHIMGDLRETTAEMQRREQELRDKQEQLVQAGKLATLGELTTGVAHELNNPLNNIGLFMGNAVDLVQLGATDKGQIVRELDQAMQQVGKATEIISHLRTFGRAAPASREPVSLRQVIERALSLMQEQLRLREIEVTVDLGPEEPVVVGNPIQLEQVFINLLTNARDAVANSSRKAIRISGSVTSRAVEVVFADTGAGIPLGLERRIFDPFFTTKEVGKGTGLGLSITYGIIKEHGGTISVVSPPGNGATFLIHLPLAPGEP